The Microcoleus sp. FACHB-672 DNA segment TCACTTTGCTCGACCATGAAGGAAGAATGCCCCATCAAAGACCGGAAAGTCAAAAAGCTTTGTCGAAAATCCCTTCCGATTTACTGGCTAAAGTCAATAGAATTTTTGACAGAGCATTTGGAACTCAAATCGACTACCGCTGGCAATCTATACCTGAGCTACAACAAGCCTTGATAGCTTGCATTTCTGCAAATCAGAGCATTCATAATGCCGAACAATATATTGCTCAAATCCAAAATAAAGTATCAACTTCATCTGATTATGCCCAACGCCAATCTTTTAAAATACTTGCTCAACAGCTTGTTAAGGAGCTTTATAACGTAAGTCGAACTGTTGCAGGCGAACTTGGCAAAGGCTTTGGTACAATTCACGATGCAGAGGCAATAAACTTAAAAAGTCGCAGTATTGATGATCGGGTTAAAATAGACTGGGCTAAACTAAGGTTCTCCCAAAGTCACGGCATTACCAACGAATTTTCACCCAATAATTTTTTTCCTAAGTTTACAGGATATGCAACAGGAAACGAACTCGTTTTGTTGGCAGAGGTAAATGGAGAGCAAGTTGAACTGTTAAGGACTCCTTTAAATGGTGAACCTGACTTGACTGCTTTGGGCGAACGTCTCAGGCGCTTCTATCTTGAAGGAGTGAGAAAATTAATAGGAGCTTGAACGACCAAACACTGCGAGAGCGCTCGTTCCCTACAATACAATAGTGCTGAACTCATG contains these protein-coding regions:
- a CDS encoding serine/threonine protein kinase — translated: MSKQKNKPWDEKWETIKSIGGGGQGDTFLVKPKDSTNLSQTFILKKLKNQKDPERRKRMHREVAASRTLDCPGIPRLMESNSDQFDSDVPLYMIGEFIEGKTLSQVVDTAPLMGIAEAVNLVLKLLETIQYCHNLGIVHRDIKPDNIIMRRDNIADPVVIDFGISFNESDAGGTILTEPWQQLGNRFLALPELQVNSSMQRDPRADITQCCGILFFAIVGSPPVTLLDHEGRMPHQRPESQKALSKIPSDLLAKVNRIFDRAFGTQIDYRWQSIPELQQALIACISANQSIHNAEQYIAQIQNKVSTSSDYAQRQSFKILAQQLVKELYNVSRTVAGELGKGFGTIHDAEAINLKSRSIDDRVKIDWAKLRFSQSHGITNEFSPNNFFPKFTGYATGNELVLLAEVNGEQVELLRTPLNGEPDLTALGERLRRFYLEGVRKLIGA